The Microterricola viridarii nucleotide sequence TGGGCGATGGTGCGCACGATGAACTCGGCGTCGCTGAGGCTCGTCATTTCTGCTCCTCTGTGGGTGGTGTGGGCTGCTCGAGGATCTCCTCGACGGTGGCGAGGGTGATCAGCTCCCCGGGGGCCAGGCCGAGCGGGTCGGCGAGCACCCGGGCCGGCTCCTGCTCGTCGCCGAGCGAGCTGACGACGAGGGAGGCCCCCGTGAAGTCCTCGTCGGCGGTGTAGCCACTGACCGTGACGAGCGTGCGGAGCCCGGCCGCGAGCGCGGCCTGTGCCCCGTTGCCGCTGTCCTCGACCACGACGGCCTGATCGGCGCCGATGCCGAGCTCGCGCAGGGCGAGCAGGTAGATGTCGGGGGCCGGCTTCTTGTGCGCCACGATGTCCCCCGCGAACACCAGGAAGCGGGCGGCATCCGCCCCGACCGCGTGCTCCAGCACGGCGCGCACCGCCGGCTCGGCCGATGTCGATGCGACGGCGAGCTGCCAGCCGGCCGCCGCGGCCTCCGCGACGAGGCGGGCGACGCCGGGGCGTGCCGGCAGGGCGCCGCTCTCAACCAGCTCGGTGTAGATGGCCGTCTTGCGTTTGTGCCAGGCGGCGAGCATCTCGCGCTGGCCCTCCGCATCGGCCGGGAGGCCGTTGGCCGCGACGAACTCCGGGGTGAGCAGGCTGGCCATGCGCTCCTTGCCGCCGCCGATCAGCACCTTGACGGCGTAGTCCGCGTCGCTCCAGTGCACCGGGATGCCGAACTCGGCGAAGGTGGCGTTGAACGCCGGCAGGTGGCCGTTGCGCTCCGTGTCGGCCAGCACGCCGTCGCAGTCGAAGATCAGCGCCGGCATGGTCACCACGCCTTGCCCGCGCTGCCGAAGGTCTGGGCGAGGCCCGTCGTGAGGGCGACGATGTGCGAGCGGACGTCGGCGAACAGCGCGGGCGGGTCCCACTTGTTCGCGGCCTCCGCCTTCTTCAGGAATGCGAGGCTCGAGGTCATGAACTCGATCTTCAGCGCGGTGGAGATGTTGACCTTGGCGCAGCCGCGCGCGATGAGGTCGGCGAACTGGGCGTCCGTCATGCCGCTGCCGCCGTGCAGGGCGATGGGCGTGCCGGTGGCCTCGACGAGGTCGCTCACCCGCTGGAAATCGAGGGCGGGGGTGGCCGAGTAGACGCCGTGCGCGTTGCCGATCGAGGGGGCGAACACGTCGACGCCGGTGGCGCGGATGAAGCCGAGCGCCGTGTCGAGACTCTGCCTGCGGGTCTCGGTGTCCACGCCGATGCCGTCCTCGACGCCTTGGATCGCCTCGATCTCGCCCTCGACGTGGGCGCCGTAGCGGCGCGCCTCGGCGACGACCTCGATGGTCTGTCGCTGGTTCTCCTCGACGGGCAGGGTCGAGGCGTCGAAGAGCACCGAGTTCCAGCCGATCTCGAGGCACTGGCTGATGACGGCCCGATCCGGGCAGTGGTCCAGGTGCAGGGTCACGGGCACGTCGATGTCCTTGGTCATCGCGGTCCACATGGCGAACAGCACCTCGGCGCCGATCGACTTCACCGTCTTCACGGATGTCTGCACGATGACGGGGGAGCGGGCCTCGACCGCCCCGGCCAGCACCGCCTCCAGGGTGAGGTCGTTGACGATGTTGATGGCGGGCACGCCGTATCTCTGCTCGAATGCCCTGTCGACGATCTCGCGCAGCGATACGACAGCCATGGTCAAACCTCCTCGTTGCCTGTTGTCACGGTAGGTGTGCGACGGGTCGCCGGACATGGAGGGTTCCCCTACCGTGCGCGGTAGGGGAACCCTCCATGTCCCAGCGATCGAATCGGCGTCAGAGCGAGTGCAGCGCCGACTGGGCCGCGAGGGCGGTGCGGTTGGGCGCACCCGTCTTGCGCAGGATCGCCCCGACGTGCTTCTCGACCGTCTTCACAGAGATGCGCAGCCTGGCCGCGATCTGCTTGTCGGGCACGCCGCGTTCCACGAGTGCGCGCACCTCGCGCTCGCGGGCGGTGAGGGGCGCGGTGCCCGGCGGGTCGAGGGTGGCAGCCAGCCGGCTGAGGAAGGCAGAGGACAGCAGTGACTCGCCGCGCGCGGCCGCGACGACGGCGCGGGTCACGTAGACCGGATCGGCATCCTGGGCGACGAAGCCCGTCGCGCCGATGCGGGCGGCCCCCCGCATCCGCTCGTCGGCGAGGTCGTGCACGATGAGCACGACGGAGGACTGCGGGTCGATGGCGCGCAAGTAGGAGGTGAGCTGCGCGCCGTCGATGTGCGGGAGGTCGAGGTTGGCGAGCACGACGTGGGGGCGAAGCAGCTCGTAGGCCTCGATCGCCGCGGAGGCGTCGGCGATCTCGCCGACGACCTCGATGCCCGGCTCGACCTGGCCGAGCACGCGCACGAGCCCGGCCCGCACGATCGCGTTCTGGTGCACGACGAGCACGCGCCAGCGGGAGCGGGCGTCGACGGCGCTCGCCGCGGAGGACGGCAGTTCGGCGCGCACCCGTGTTCCCCAGTGCGGCGTCGACTCGATCTGCACGGTGCCGCCCAGGCGGCCGGCGCGGGCGACGAGGCTCTGCAAGCCGAGCCCCTTGGCCGCGGACGGGCGCGCCTCGGCGAGGGCATCGACGTCGAATCCCTGGCCGTCGTCCTCCACCAGGACGCTGACATTCTCGCTGCCGTAGACCAGCCCGACCCGCACATGGCGCGCGGAGGCGTGCTCGACGACGTTGGTCAGCGACTCCTGCACGATGCGAAAGAGCTGCCTGGCCGTCTCGGCCGGCAGCGGCTCCGGGTCGCCGATCACCACGAGGTGTGTCTCGACGCGCACAGTGGATTCGACCCAGGCGAGCTCCAAGGCGATCGCGTCGCTGAGGGACCGGCCCTCCAGCAGTGCGGGCCCGAGGCCGTCGGCGGTGCGCCGGGTCTCGTCCAGGGCGGCGCGGGCCGCCGCGCGGGCCGCGCCGAGCGACCGTCTCGGCTCCGCCTCCGTGCTGGACTTCTCGGCCGCGTCCAGATGCAGGAGCACCGAGACCAGCCCCCGCCCGATCGTGTCGTGCATGTCGCGCACGACACGCTCCCGCTCGTCGAGCACGGCTGATGCGCGCTCCCGGTCGGCGGTCAGCGCGTGCAGCCGCGCGTTCGTGATGGCGATGGCCGCATGCGTGGCGAAGAGCTCGACGAGGTGTGCGTCGGCATCCGTGAACCGGCGCCCGGCCTCCCTGCTGAACACGACGGCGCTGCCGATGATGCGGCCGTCCCAGCGGATGGGAACGCCGATGACCCCGTGCAGGGAGGCCCGCTCCCGCTGGGCGATGTGCCCGCCGGCCACCTCGGCATACTCGTCGAAGAGCACGGAGCCGCGTGCGCGGACGATCTCGCCGGTCACACCCTCGTCGAGGGGGAACGTCTGGCCGGAGAGGCAGCCGACGCCGACGTCGACCTCCTTGCGATAGGTCCCGGCGACCTCGTCGACGGTGCAGATCGAGCCGCTGTCGCAGCCCAGGAGCGCCATGGTGTGGCGCAGGATGCGCTCGAGGAGCGGCCGGAGCTCGAACTGCCCGACCAGGTCGGCCGCCAGGGCGCTCAGCGCCTGGTACTGAGCGGCCTCGGTAGCGGAACTGGCAGAGGGGCTGGCGGATGCCGGCGAATTCTCCATGTGCAACACTCTCCGTTGATGTGCGCGTGCTTCCCACCCACATCATGCGCCGCGGCGCGCCGAAACGCTAGGCGCAGCCGTCCCCGGGCGCCCACCGCCGCGGGTGCGAGGTCTCGATACGCTCGTTCCTCGCTACTCGACCAGCGGGCGTGGGGCGGGCGGCGGGGTGTAATGCTCCCGTTGGTCGAGTAGGCCCGCCAGGGCCGTATCGAGACCCGGTTTCCGGCAGGATGCTGTTTCCCGTGCGGGGTCTCGATACGCTCGTTCCTCGCTACTCGACCAGCGGGCGCGGGGCGGGCGTGGGCGGGCGGTCGAGCATCCTGTGGACAACTCCGGACGGGTGTCGGCAGCTTCGGCGATACTCGGCGCATGCCGTACATGTACATCCTCGAGTGCTCGGACGGGTCCTACTACGTGGGAAGCACGTTCGATGTCGAGGCGCGCCTCTGGCAGCACAACCACGAGGGTGGCGCCGCGTACACGCGTCGGCGCCAACCCGTGAAGCTCGTGTACTTCGAGGAGTACGAGCGGATCGACGAGGCGTACGCGCGCGAGAAGCAGGTCCAGAACTGGAGCAGAGCCAAGCGCCGTGCGTTGATCGACGGTGTCGGCATGGAGTTGCTGCCCGAGCTGGCGAAGAAGCGCCGGAGGCCTCCACCGTTGGTCGAGTAGGCCCGCCAGGGCCGTATCGAGACCCGGTTTTCGGCGGGGGACTCTGTGCGGTGCGAGGTCTCGATACGCTCGTTCCTCGCTACTCGACCAGCGGGCGTGGGGCGGGCGGCGGGGTGTGCTGCTCCCGTTGGTCGAGTAGGCCCGCCAGGGCCGTATCGAGACCCGGTTTCCGGCGGGGTGCGGCGGCCGCTAGACGAGAAGCTGGTGCTTCGCGAGCTCCTTGTAGAGCGGGGTGCTCGCGACGAGCTCCGAGTGCGTGCCGGTGCCGACGACCTCGCCGTGGTCGAGTACCACGATCTGGTCGCTGTCCACGACGGTGGAGAGCCGGTGCGCGATCACGATGAGCGTGCGCCCCTCTGCGACGGCGTCGATGGCGGCGCGCATCATCTGCTCGTTCACGCCGTCGAGGCTGGACGTCGACTCGTCCAGCAGCAGGATCGGGGGCGCGGCCAGCAGTGCGCGGGCGATCGCGAGGCGCTGGCGCTCACCGCCGGAGAGCATGACGCCGTCCTCGCCGACCGGCGCACTGAGCCCGAGCGGGTTGCGCTCGAGCACCTCGCCGAGGTTCACCGCGCGCAGCACCTCCTCGCACTGGGCGTCGGTGGCATCCGGGGTTGCCAGCGTGAGGTTCTCGCGCAGGGTGCCGGCCAGCACCGGGGCGTCCTGCTCGACGTAGCCGATCTGGGCGCGCAGCTCGGTGCGGGGCAGGGTGCGGATGTCGAGGCCGGCGAGCCGCACGACGCCGACGCTCGGGTCGTAGAAGCGCTCGATCAGCGCGAGGATCGTGCTCTTGCCCGCACCGGACGGTCCGACCAGGGCGGTGCGCTTGCCGCGGGGAGCGTTGAACGAGACGCCGCGGAGCACCGGCTGCCTGTCGGTGACGTTGCCCTCCGGCGTGTGCTCGTCGACGCTCTCGTTGGCGGGGTCGGCCTCGTCGGAGCGGTTCAGCGCGTAGGCGAAGTGCACATCGTCGAAGGCGATGGCGGTGTCATCCATCGACAGGAGCGCCGAGAGCTCGTTCGGGGTGACGTCGGCGAGCGGGGCGATGTCACGGTCGTGGTCGCTCTCGCTGGGCAGCTCGATGATCTCCTGGATGCGGCCGAGCGCGCCGAGGGCCGAGTTCACGGAGGTGATGGCGCCGAAGGCGGTGCCGAGCGGCATGATCAGCATGAACAGGAACAGGATGAACGCGACCAGGCTGGCCACGGTGATGGCGCCGCTGGCGACGCGGAAGCCACCGACGCCGAGCACGACGAGCAGCGAGACCTGCATGGCGATGCCGGCGACGGGCACGACGAGCGCCGAGATGCTGGCGACGCGGATGCCGGCGCTCCAGGCGCCCTTCGCCTCCTCGCCGACGGCGGCGATCTCGCGGTCGGTGGCGTTGGAGGCGCGCACGGTGCGCACCGCGCTGATGGCGCGCTCGACGCTCGCGGCCAGGTCGCCCACCTTGGTCTGCGCCTGCAGGCTGGCGGTGCGGATGCGGCTGGAGAGCAGCACGACGGTGACGACCGAGACGGTGATGACGAGCAGGGTGAGGCCGAGCAGCACCGGGTCGATGATCAGCATGGCGATCAGCGCGCCGAAGAAGGTGAGGGAGCCGCCGAGGGCGTCGACGAGGCCCTGGGTGAGCACGGCCCGCAGTAGGGTCGTGTCGCTGCCGACGCGGGAGACCAGGTCGCCGGTGCGGCGGGTGTCGAACTCGGCGATCGGCAGGTGCAGCATCCGGGCGACCAGCTGGCGGCGGCTGGAGAGCACGACGCCCTCGCCGGTGCGCTGCAGCAGGTAGTGCTGGTAGCCGCTGATCAGGGCGGCGACGACGACGAGGGCGACGAGCACCCAGACCAGGTTGCCGAGCGGCTCGTTCGCCTGCACGACGGTGATCAGCTGGCTGACCAGCAGCGGCTGGGCGAGGCTCGCGGCCGCACCGAGGATGCTCAGCACGATCACGACGCTGAGCACCGCCTTGTGCTCGAGCAGGTACGGAACCAGCTGGCTGAACTTCGCGCGCGGGCCGGTTTCTTGTTTGCGTCTGCTGCGACCCAGTGTGCGTGCGTTGCTCATTGCTCCCTTTCGGCGGGCGGATGCCAGCTACAACCCTAAATCAGTTGGCTGTGGCATCCGCCCAGAAACGGGGGACAAACGACTAGGCGTCGATGTCGTTGTCCTTCGTCTCCTTCGAGACCAGCAGGGCGATGAGCGTG carries:
- a CDS encoding HAD-IA family hydrolase: MPALIFDCDGVLADTERNGHLPAFNATFAEFGIPVHWSDADYAVKVLIGGGKERMASLLTPEFVAANGLPADAEGQREMLAAWHKRKTAIYTELVESGALPARPGVARLVAEAAAAGWQLAVASTSAEPAVRAVLEHAVGADAARFLVFAGDIVAHKKPAPDIYLLALRELGIGADQAVVVEDSGNGAQAALAAGLRTLVTVSGYTADEDFTGASLVVSSLGDEQEPARVLADPLGLAPGELITLATVEEILEQPTPPTEEQK
- a CDS encoding class II fructose-bisphosphate aldolase — its product is MAVVSLREIVDRAFEQRYGVPAINIVNDLTLEAVLAGAVEARSPVIVQTSVKTVKSIGAEVLFAMWTAMTKDIDVPVTLHLDHCPDRAVISQCLEIGWNSVLFDASTLPVEENQRQTIEVVAEARRYGAHVEGEIEAIQGVEDGIGVDTETRRQSLDTALGFIRATGVDVFAPSIGNAHGVYSATPALDFQRVSDLVEATGTPIALHGGSGMTDAQFADLIARGCAKVNISTALKIEFMTSSLAFLKKAEAANKWDPPALFADVRSHIVALTTGLAQTFGSAGKAW
- a CDS encoding hybrid sensor histidine kinase/response regulator transcription factor is translated as MENSPASASPSASSATEAAQYQALSALAADLVGQFELRPLLERILRHTMALLGCDSGSICTVDEVAGTYRKEVDVGVGCLSGQTFPLDEGVTGEIVRARGSVLFDEYAEVAGGHIAQRERASLHGVIGVPIRWDGRIIGSAVVFSREAGRRFTDADAHLVELFATHAAIAITNARLHALTADRERASAVLDERERVVRDMHDTIGRGLVSVLLHLDAAEKSSTEAEPRRSLGAARAAARAALDETRRTADGLGPALLEGRSLSDAIALELAWVESTVRVETHLVVIGDPEPLPAETARQLFRIVQESLTNVVEHASARHVRVGLVYGSENVSVLVEDDGQGFDVDALAEARPSAAKGLGLQSLVARAGRLGGTVQIESTPHWGTRVRAELPSSAASAVDARSRWRVLVVHQNAIVRAGLVRVLGQVEPGIEVVGEIADASAAIEAYELLRPHVVLANLDLPHIDGAQLTSYLRAIDPQSSVVLIVHDLADERMRGAARIGATGFVAQDADPVYVTRAVVAAARGESLLSSAFLSRLAATLDPPGTAPLTAREREVRALVERGVPDKQIAARLRISVKTVEKHVGAILRKTGAPNRTALAAQSALHSL
- a CDS encoding GIY-YIG nuclease family protein, with translation MPYMYILECSDGSYYVGSTFDVEARLWQHNHEGGAAYTRRRQPVKLVYFEEYERIDEAYAREKQVQNWSRAKRRALIDGVGMELLPELAKKRRRPPPLVE
- a CDS encoding ABC transporter ATP-binding protein — protein: MSNARTLGRSRRKQETGPRAKFSQLVPYLLEHKAVLSVVIVLSILGAAASLAQPLLVSQLITVVQANEPLGNLVWVLVALVVVAALISGYQHYLLQRTGEGVVLSSRRQLVARMLHLPIAEFDTRRTGDLVSRVGSDTTLLRAVLTQGLVDALGGSLTFFGALIAMLIIDPVLLGLTLLVITVSVVTVVLLSSRIRTASLQAQTKVGDLAASVERAISAVRTVRASNATDREIAAVGEEAKGAWSAGIRVASISALVVPVAGIAMQVSLLVVLGVGGFRVASGAITVASLVAFILFLFMLIMPLGTAFGAITSVNSALGALGRIQEIIELPSESDHDRDIAPLADVTPNELSALLSMDDTAIAFDDVHFAYALNRSDEADPANESVDEHTPEGNVTDRQPVLRGVSFNAPRGKRTALVGPSGAGKSTILALIERFYDPSVGVVRLAGLDIRTLPRTELRAQIGYVEQDAPVLAGTLRENLTLATPDATDAQCEEVLRAVNLGEVLERNPLGLSAPVGEDGVMLSGGERQRLAIARALLAAPPILLLDESTSSLDGVNEQMMRAAIDAVAEGRTLIVIAHRLSTVVDSDQIVVLDHGEVVGTGTHSELVASTPLYKELAKHQLLV